A window from Maridesulfovibrio ferrireducens encodes these proteins:
- the tig gene encoding trigger factor yields MEFNIEEISQVERAVKVVVPVEEVGAALDATIALYKVQTPIKGFRKGKVPATVVQSKYKKQIVTEATTDLINYQINEILNGQSIVPVSKIDVDAAELVRGEDFNYTISFEIVPEFDTPVYLGLAVDEERAEVAESELKDVETRLLQNMATIAPIDDDRPAKDGELASVTFSAEMDGQPIPGVQADNFDLPIGEGHSLIEFEEYVKTLKSGESGQTDITFPDDFINAELAGKTATMKVTVHAIKERKMPELTDEIVKQIGGFESVDKMREIIKQSYTANRKQLCKSAALTKLISSIVKDLDFQLPPSLLADRTDRMVADVITRAERAGRSFESIGKSMEELHAEQAPLAEESVRTEIFLLTVSNREELTVEPQEVEGALQQIAQQTRQDLNTVKSYYEENNLLMPLKDRLLADKAAEFIYENASVTEVEPETKGDK; encoded by the coding sequence ATGGAATTTAATATTGAAGAAATTTCTCAGGTAGAAAGAGCCGTTAAAGTTGTCGTTCCAGTAGAAGAAGTTGGCGCAGCTCTTGATGCGACTATCGCTTTGTATAAAGTTCAGACACCTATCAAAGGATTCAGAAAGGGCAAAGTTCCTGCTACTGTTGTTCAGTCTAAGTACAAAAAACAGATTGTAACCGAAGCAACAACTGACCTGATTAACTACCAGATCAATGAAATTCTTAATGGTCAGTCCATCGTGCCTGTTTCCAAAATTGATGTTGATGCAGCTGAACTCGTTAGAGGCGAAGACTTCAATTACACTATTTCATTTGAAATTGTTCCTGAATTTGATACCCCTGTATACCTCGGCCTTGCTGTTGATGAAGAACGTGCGGAAGTTGCTGAAAGTGAACTGAAAGACGTTGAAACAAGACTTCTTCAGAATATGGCTACAATTGCACCTATCGACGATGATCGTCCTGCAAAAGACGGCGAACTTGCTTCTGTCACTTTCTCTGCTGAAATGGACGGACAGCCTATTCCCGGTGTTCAGGCTGACAACTTCGACCTTCCCATCGGTGAAGGACATTCTTTGATAGAATTTGAAGAGTACGTAAAGACTCTTAAGTCCGGCGAATCCGGACAGACTGATATTACTTTCCCTGATGATTTCATCAACGCTGAATTAGCAGGTAAGACAGCAACTATGAAAGTTACTGTTCATGCAATTAAAGAGCGTAAAATGCCTGAATTGACTGATGAGATCGTTAAGCAGATCGGTGGTTTTGAATCCGTTGATAAAATGCGCGAAATCATTAAACAGTCTTACACCGCTAATCGTAAACAGCTTTGTAAGAGCGCCGCTCTGACCAAACTGATCAGCAGCATTGTTAAGGATCTTGACTTCCAGCTTCCTCCTTCTCTTCTTGCCGACCGCACAGACCGTATGGTTGCTGACGTTATTACCCGCGCTGAACGTGCAGGACGCAGCTTTGAATCTATTGGTAAGAGCATGGAAGAACTTCACGCAGAACAGGCCCCTCTTGCTGAAGAAAGTGTCCGCACTGAAATCTTCCTTCTTACTGTTTCCAACCGTGAAGAACTCACCGTTGAGCCTCAGGAAGTTGAGGGAGCTCTTCAGCAGATTGCTCAGCAGACACGTCAGGACTTAAATACTGTTAAGTCTTATTATGAAGAAAATAATCTTCTTATGCCTCTGAAAGATAGACTTCTTGCTGATAAAGCTGCTGAGTTCATCTACGAAAATGCAAGTGTTACTGAAGTAGAACCTGAAACAAAGGGTGAT